TATCTGCTCCTCCTGATAGAATAAGCCCATCTATCAAAGATAATTGTGCTTTTATGGTTGTTCTATTGTCAGTTACAGGTAATACTATTGGTATTCCACCTGTAACTACAATAGATTTTGTATAATCAATGCTCACAGTTGTTCTGTGATAATTTAATAATTCCTCTTCTCTTTCATATGCTGATGTTATCCCAATTATAGGTTTTTTCATCTATCATCTCTCCTCTTACTTGTCTTATAAAAAATTAAATATTTTTACTTTATTTAGTGATTTACAAAAATTTCTACAAATTTTTTATTTAACTAAATTATTAGAAAAAGTTTACAGTATTAAATCCAATAGGAAGATTAAATACCAACCATATTCCAAAGAATACAATACTAGTTATTAAAATTACAATGGCATGAGGCATCATATATGCTAATAAATCACCAAATCCAAATTTTTTATTATATTTATTACAATAAATTAAAACAAGTGGGAAAAAACTCATAAGTGGAGAAATTATATTTGTAGCAGAATCTCCAAGTCTATAAGCTAATTGTGATAATTCAGGTGAAACTCCCATCTTATATAGCATAGGTAAAAAAATTGGAGCAATTAATACATATTTGCTACTCATAGATCCTATAAATAAATTTATAAAAGAGCAGAAAAGTATAAAAACTATCATAAGTGGTATTCTAGTTAAACCAATTTCAGATAAAAATTGACCACCTTTAGCAGCAATTATTATTCCCAATTGAGAGTAAGAAAACCAAGATATAAAAATAGAAGAAAAGAAACATAGAACTATGAAAGCACCAAAACCATCTAATGATTTAAAGAGTAAAGTCATTAAATCTTTATCATTTTTTATTTTTTTTGTTGCAACACCATAGAATATTCCAGGAATAAAAAATATAAGACATATAACAGGTATTATAGCAGATAAAAGAGGACTCCAACCTAAAAGTAAAAGTCCAGTTTCTGGATTTCTAAGAGGTGCTCCACTTGGAACAGATAATAAAAGTATAATTCCTATTGAAACTAAAAAGCCAATACCAGCATATTTTAAACCTTTATTTTCATCATTAGTTAATTCAGTAAAGTTTTCTTCTGCATCAACATTATCAACTAATTCTTCAGGAAAATATTGATTAACTTTAGGCTCAATAATTTTATCATTTACATATGCAATTATAAAAGTTATAAAAAATGTATAAAAAAACATAAAAATTGAGTTA
The sequence above is a segment of the Fusobacterium simiae genome. Coding sequences within it:
- a CDS encoding AbgT family transporter gives rise to the protein MNERKGIMGKIIAVSNRLPHPVTIFIIFSIIVGILSVIFSKMGVSVEIEAINRSTKQVELQTYSVKNLFDSEGIRWIFEEAVPNFIGFAPLGVVLFFSLFFNFLNEVGLFPSFLKKSMQKIKGKYMSLFIAFLGVNSSFAGDIGYVLVIPIAGILYKQLKRNPIAGILLGFSSTSAGFAACLVSIDALLGGLSTSAISIVNPNYVVTPLANSIFMFFYTFFITFIIAYVNDKIIEPKVNQYFPEELVDNVDAEENFTELTNDENKGLKYAGIGFLVSIGIILLLSVPSGAPLRNPETGLLLLGWSPLLSAIIPVICLIFFIPGIFYGVATKKIKNDKDLMTLLFKSLDGFGAFIVLCFFSSIFISWFSYSQLGIIIAAKGGQFLSEIGLTRIPLMIVFILFCSFINLFIGSMSSKYVLIAPIFLPMLYKMGVSPELSQLAYRLGDSATNIISPLMSFFPLVLIYCNKYNKKFGFGDLLAYMMPHAIVILITSIVFFGIWLVFNLPIGFNTVNFF